One window of Lawsonibacter asaccharolyticus genomic DNA carries:
- a CDS encoding transporter auxin efflux — protein sequence MEVSWLLVQQIASMVLMGLAGYGVGKLKLITGEQSRVLSCMCIYLAVPCSLMTSFNTAMEADKLTGLLLALGAAVLLHLLYLALNGLMNRSGHGLAPEEQASVIYNNAGNLILPMVMAILGQEYVIYTSVYILVQNILMWTHGQKLMGGAQQFDWKKIVTTPAIAAILAGLALFITGLRLPGPLVTAMEGLGSCMAPLSMLVIGILFSELDLKRVLCQGRIYWVAGLRLLVYPLLSMAVLLALRVLWPHSDGDNVLLVSLLCAIGPAASAITQMAQLYHNPNSGYVSSINVLTTLLCAVTMPVMVLLFQLGLDLL from the coding sequence ATGGAAGTGAGCTGGCTGCTGGTGCAGCAGATCGCCAGCATGGTGCTGATGGGTCTGGCCGGCTATGGTGTGGGAAAACTGAAGCTGATCACAGGGGAGCAGAGCCGGGTGCTCTCCTGCATGTGTATCTATCTGGCGGTGCCGTGCAGCCTGATGACCTCCTTCAACACGGCCATGGAGGCGGACAAGCTGACCGGCCTGCTGCTGGCCCTGGGGGCGGCAGTGCTGCTCCACCTGCTCTACCTGGCGCTCAATGGCTTGATGAACCGGAGCGGGCACGGACTTGCCCCGGAGGAGCAGGCGTCCGTGATCTACAACAATGCAGGCAACCTGATCCTGCCCATGGTAATGGCCATTCTGGGGCAGGAGTATGTGATCTACACCAGCGTCTATATCCTGGTGCAGAACATCCTGATGTGGACCCATGGCCAGAAGCTGATGGGGGGTGCCCAGCAGTTTGATTGGAAAAAGATCGTGACCACACCCGCCATCGCCGCCATCCTGGCGGGACTGGCGCTGTTCATCACCGGGCTGCGCCTGCCGGGGCCTCTGGTCACCGCCATGGAGGGGCTGGGCAGCTGCATGGCACCCCTGAGCATGCTGGTGATCGGGATCTTGTTTTCTGAGCTGGACCTGAAGCGGGTGCTCTGTCAGGGGCGCATCTACTGGGTGGCGGGGCTGCGTCTGCTGGTCTACCCCCTGCTCTCCATGGCGGTGCTCCTGGCCCTGCGGGTGCTGTGGCCCCACAGCGACGGGGACAACGTGCTGCTGGTCAGCCTTCTGTGCGCCATTGGGCCGGCGGCCTCCGCCATCACTCAGATGGCCCAGCTCTACCACAACCCCAACAGTGGGTATGTCTCTTCCATCAATGTGCTCACCACCCTGCTGTGCGCGGTGACCATGCCGGTAATGGTACTGCTGTTTCAGCTGGGACTGGACCTGCTGTGA